The genomic segment GTGCTGAGCGATCGGAACCCCGAAGGCGCGGCGGTCCTTGGCGTAGTCGACGGCGAACTCCAGCGCCGCGCGGGCGATGCCGACGGCCTGACAGGCAACCAGGGGCCGGGTGATCTCGAAGGTCCGCAGCGCTCCGGAGGTGCGCCCGCTGGACTGGCCGGTCCGCGCGCGCTCGAGCTTTCCCTCCAGGCGCTCCACGCCTCCCAGCACGTTTTCCACCGGGACGAAGCAGTCCTGCAGCAGGACCTCGGCGGTGTGCGACGCGCGGATGCCGAGCTTGCGCTCCTTCTTTCCCTGAGTGATCCCGGGGTGGTCCTTGGTCGAGACGATGAACGTGGCCTGTCCCCGGTGGCCGAGGGTGGGGTCGATGGTGGCGACTATGAGGTGGACGTCTGCTATGCCCCCGTTGGTCGCGTAGATCTTCTGCCCGTTGAGGACGAAGCCGTCCTCGACTCTCTCCGCCTTGGTGCGCAGGGAGGAGACGTCCGACCCGGCGTTGGGCTCCGTCACGCAGAACGAGGCCACGGCCGGCTCCTCGGGGGTGCCGAACATCCTGGGGGCCCAGGTTCCCAGTTGCTCGGGGGTACCCCCGGCGGCCAGAGCGGACAGCGGCAGGCCCGTTCCGAACAGGCCCAGGCCGATGCCGGCGCAACCCCAAAAGATCTCCTCCATCAGGATCGCCATCGAAAGGCCGCTGGGATCCTGCTGCGTCTGCATATAGATGTCCATGCCGTACAGGCCGATGTCCACGGCCTTGCGGAGGACGGGCCAGGGGAACTCCTCCGTCTCGTCGTAGTGCGGCGCGACGGGACGGATCTCGCGCTCGGC from the Actinomycetota bacterium genome contains:
- a CDS encoding acyl-CoA dehydrogenase family protein, whose amino-acid sequence is MDFALTEEQRELQKWGHEFAEREIRPVAPHYDETEEFPWPVLRKAVDIGLYGMDIYMQTQQDPSGLSMAILMEEIFWGCAGIGLGLFGTGLPLSALAAGGTPEQLGTWAPRMFGTPEEPAVASFCVTEPNAGSDVSSLRTKAERVEDGFVLNGQKIYATNGGIADVHLIVATIDPTLGHRGQATFIVSTKDHPGITQGKKERKLGIRASHTAEVLLQDCFVPVENVLGGVERLEGKLERARTGQSSGRTSGALRTFEITRPLVACQAVGIARAALEFAVDYAKDRRAFGVPIAQHEGVAFQLADMAVEVDCARLLVHRAAWMAASGQTFARAEGSMSKLKAGEIAVSVTERAVQVLGGYGYIKDFPVEKWYRDAKIYTIFEGTSEIQRLVISRALTSA